One segment of Rhodopirellula baltica SH 1 DNA contains the following:
- a CDS encoding helix-turn-helix domain-containing protein, with amino-acid sequence MTASRVVQSCSTRSLPFAVVASPPNVNSFALERPSLRRRRRDSEVVRPIIPLFYCGDENRLAGYVCENPIETLLEISRPMLLVGQPGTGKTALALHLSKRMSISNVWEAMEMDKDTAQGGPSGVTSRVLSSRVLYQPAIDFAREFASSIDSKDMPRFREKLDTVPILVLDDLHLIADKGPAQEELAQRLEARDAEGRLTIVTCRRLPSEVRGLRPALVSRTLPGLTVTLHPPAGDTRRTILRELMLAHLPDVEPEALSLLDAGLPAESTVRAFESAIKQVALWCRMHEQPICADAVQSAIETAGGSQSISIKAITTAVARQLGVKSADMRSGSRRQNIVRARSLAMWLARRLTEDSLTQIGDAFGGRDHSTVLHAIRKIDGSLDDDVLLRRSADQIMEKLSN; translated from the coding sequence TTGACTGCCTCACGCGTCGTCCAATCGTGTTCCACTCGTTCACTGCCATTTGCTGTGGTCGCTTCGCCTCCCAACGTCAACTCCTTCGCGCTCGAACGTCCGTCGCTTCGTCGACGTCGTCGCGATAGCGAAGTCGTTCGGCCGATCATCCCGCTGTTTTATTGCGGCGATGAAAATCGGTTGGCGGGCTACGTTTGCGAAAACCCGATCGAGACCTTGTTGGAAATTTCCCGGCCGATGTTGCTGGTCGGCCAACCGGGCACGGGCAAAACCGCTCTGGCGTTGCACCTCTCCAAACGGATGAGCATCAGCAACGTTTGGGAAGCGATGGAAATGGACAAAGACACCGCGCAAGGTGGACCATCCGGTGTGACCTCTCGAGTCCTGTCCAGCCGCGTCCTCTACCAACCGGCCATCGACTTTGCTCGCGAATTTGCTTCTTCGATTGACTCGAAGGACATGCCGCGCTTTCGTGAAAAGCTGGACACGGTTCCGATCCTGGTCCTGGATGACTTGCATCTGATCGCGGACAAAGGCCCCGCTCAGGAAGAATTGGCTCAACGTTTGGAAGCCCGCGATGCAGAGGGTCGTTTAACGATCGTCACCTGTCGACGATTGCCGTCAGAAGTTCGCGGGCTGCGGCCGGCTTTGGTCAGCCGTACGCTTCCCGGTTTGACGGTGACGCTGCATCCGCCCGCCGGCGATACACGACGCACGATCCTTCGCGAATTGATGTTGGCTCATTTGCCCGATGTTGAACCAGAGGCACTGTCATTGCTCGATGCGGGTTTGCCAGCGGAATCGACCGTTCGCGCTTTTGAATCGGCGATCAAGCAAGTCGCGTTGTGGTGCCGGATGCACGAACAACCCATCTGCGCCGATGCGGTCCAATCAGCAATTGAAACCGCCGGCGGTTCGCAATCGATTTCAATCAAAGCGATCACCACCGCCGTGGCTCGGCAATTGGGTGTGAAGTCCGCTGACATGCGCAGCGGCTCACGTCGTCAGAACATCGTCCGGGCCCGTTCACTGGCAATGTGGCTGGCCCGCCGACTGACCGAAGACAGCCTGACTCAGATCGGCGATGCCTTTGGCGGCCGAGATCACTCAACGGTCTTGCATGCGATTCGCAAGATTGACGGGTCACTCGACGACGATGTTTTGCTGCGACGTTCCGCCGATCAGATCATGGAAAAGCTTTCCAACTGA
- a CDS encoding cysteine desulfurase family protein, whose translation MIYLDNNATTAIDPAVARVLAEAFSQTPANASSQHRLGQQTRSRLEAATDLIGRCLGSDLSRVHAPRLLITSGGTESNNLAISGLGEPDGAIVISRIEHPSVVAAAAAEEQTGRQVGWVDVDVDGVIQLESLRSTLDRLTESGNSPERVSVVSIMSANNETGVIQPIRAAADICREFRVPLHVDATQSIGKVPVDLTAWGVSAATITPHKLHGPTGVGFLWLDAGVDVRAALRGGEQQLGTRPGTEPVALVIAAAEAIRLACEQQPGAAEHMTALRDKLESELVRRHPSLVIHGERAPRLPSTTCLSLPGADRQSLLMSLDMAGVACSSGSACSSGSSPPSHVLLAMGASKSLVDSALRFSVSRFSTEAEIDRAIELISRQFSKAEGFSTVDNSVEKG comes from the coding sequence ATGATCTATCTCGACAACAACGCGACGACCGCCATCGATCCCGCGGTCGCTCGTGTTTTGGCAGAGGCTTTTTCGCAAACGCCCGCCAACGCGTCCAGCCAACATCGTCTCGGCCAGCAAACTCGATCCCGTCTGGAAGCCGCCACGGATCTGATCGGCCGTTGCCTGGGAAGTGACCTGTCACGCGTCCATGCGCCACGTCTGCTGATCACCAGCGGTGGCACCGAATCAAACAACCTGGCGATTTCGGGTCTGGGTGAGCCCGACGGTGCGATCGTAATCAGCCGAATCGAACACCCCAGCGTCGTCGCCGCCGCTGCCGCCGAAGAGCAAACCGGTCGCCAAGTGGGCTGGGTCGACGTTGATGTCGACGGAGTGATCCAGTTGGAATCCCTGCGGAGCACGCTGGATCGCTTGACCGAATCGGGCAATTCCCCAGAAAGGGTCTCGGTCGTTTCGATCATGTCCGCCAACAACGAAACCGGCGTGATCCAGCCAATCCGAGCCGCTGCGGACATCTGCCGCGAATTTCGCGTGCCGCTGCACGTCGATGCGACTCAGTCGATTGGAAAGGTGCCGGTCGATCTGACCGCCTGGGGAGTCTCGGCTGCGACGATCACGCCACACAAGCTGCACGGGCCCACGGGAGTCGGATTCCTTTGGTTGGATGCCGGTGTGGACGTTCGAGCGGCTCTGCGTGGCGGCGAGCAGCAATTGGGTACGCGTCCGGGCACGGAACCGGTCGCCCTCGTCATCGCCGCCGCCGAAGCCATTCGTCTCGCATGTGAGCAACAACCTGGCGCTGCCGAGCACATGACGGCCCTGCGGGACAAACTGGAATCGGAGCTGGTACGTCGACACCCAAGTTTGGTGATCCATGGCGAGCGGGCCCCACGTTTGCCATCGACGACCTGTTTATCGCTGCCGGGTGCCGATCGGCAAAGCCTGCTGATGTCGCTCGATATGGCCGGCGTGGCCTGCAGCAGCGGATCGGCGTGCAGCAGCGGAAGCAGCCCGCCCAGCCACGTTCTGCTGGCGATGGGAGCGTCCAAATCACTGGTCGATTCAGCATTGAGATTCAGCGTTTCGCGGTTTTCCACGGAAGCCGAAATTGATCGGGCGATTGAGCTGATTTCTCGCCAATTTTCGAAGGCAGAAGGCTTTTCAACTGTGGATAACTCGGTTGAAAAAGGATAG
- a CDS encoding response regulator, which produces MFETNQAKLLMVEPELVLAELATFRLELLGYRLEVVSSGAEALDRLRHEPIDLLILDTKLPEGDGLEWLTELRLEFKADQVPALVFSLDPSLEMVRRAYLAGAQDYLITPFDPTVLEEKVQRLLPSHAEIV; this is translated from the coding sequence ATGTTTGAAACCAATCAAGCCAAACTTCTGATGGTCGAGCCCGAGTTGGTCTTGGCCGAACTCGCAACTTTCCGTTTGGAGTTGTTGGGGTACCGATTGGAAGTTGTCAGCAGCGGTGCGGAGGCATTGGATCGCCTGCGTCACGAGCCGATCGATTTATTGATCCTGGATACCAAGTTGCCCGAAGGCGACGGGTTGGAATGGCTGACCGAATTGCGTTTGGAATTCAAAGCCGACCAAGTCCCCGCACTCGTGTTCTCGCTTGACCCCAGTCTGGAAATGGTCCGGCGAGCTTACTTGGCCGGGGCTCAGGATTACTTGATCACTCCATTTGATCCGACCGTGCTCGAAGAGAAGGTTCAGCGTTTGTTGCCTTCTCATGCAGAAATCGTTTGA
- a CDS encoding type II secretion system F family protein, with protein sequence MSFPASTTNATSSGGVMGFLRKLNSIEVGGPKRGVPKGCESTRIPPVPLAQLMRLLLMLLQNGLTLPKALGSLAMDNSNRKYSSVLMRMRSTIMAGGSISDAMARYPRTFNKMQVQQVRLGERSGSLEMALLRVCEQVERKVALRKRIFKKISYPVLISVAGLGLMIFMCVVVVPEFETVYTASGVDLPPVTQFVTGMSRFMLTKGLLAFPLGFVAIILWICGRRNPRIASKMDAVFLRIPVVGPWLRDAAVLQFIEATSAMVQCGYKPIEAIEVASTCVKNRCVRSAIEDINHGVRRGEKLSVELGRYERFFPPTLCQLIGVGEQSGEFARSLSGTCDHLRERLESRIEASVGMLEPILTISLAIMIGGMVLSIYTPMFHMFEVLE encoded by the coding sequence ATGTCATTCCCTGCTAGCACAACCAATGCAACCTCCTCCGGCGGTGTGATGGGCTTTTTGCGAAAGCTCAACTCGATCGAGGTGGGAGGTCCCAAGCGAGGTGTTCCCAAAGGATGCGAGTCGACTCGCATTCCGCCGGTGCCACTTGCGCAGCTGATGCGGTTGTTGCTGATGTTGCTTCAGAATGGCCTGACGTTGCCGAAGGCGCTCGGCTCACTCGCGATGGACAATTCCAATCGCAAGTACAGCAGCGTTCTGATGCGGATGCGAAGCACCATCATGGCGGGTGGATCCATCAGCGACGCAATGGCACGCTATCCAAGAACGTTCAACAAGATGCAGGTCCAGCAAGTCCGATTGGGCGAGCGCAGCGGTTCGCTGGAGATGGCTCTCTTGCGAGTCTGTGAGCAAGTCGAACGCAAGGTTGCACTGCGAAAACGAATTTTCAAAAAGATCAGCTACCCCGTCCTGATCAGTGTGGCGGGTTTGGGATTGATGATTTTCATGTGCGTGGTCGTCGTGCCCGAGTTTGAAACCGTCTACACCGCCAGCGGTGTGGATTTGCCGCCGGTGACTCAGTTTGTCACGGGAATGAGCCGGTTCATGTTGACCAAAGGGTTGCTCGCATTTCCTTTGGGATTTGTCGCAATCATTCTGTGGATCTGTGGCCGTCGCAATCCACGTATCGCCTCAAAGATGGACGCTGTCTTCTTGCGAATTCCCGTCGTGGGACCATGGCTACGCGATGCTGCCGTGTTGCAGTTCATTGAAGCTACCTCGGCAATGGTTCAGTGCGGATACAAACCCATTGAGGCCATCGAAGTCGCCTCGACCTGCGTGAAAAATCGCTGCGTGCGAAGCGCGATCGAAGACATTAACCATGGCGTGCGCCGTGGCGAAAAGCTGAGCGTCGAGCTTGGCAGGTACGAACGTTTTTTTCCACCAACGTTGTGCCAGTTGATCGGTGTAGGTGAGCAATCGGGCGAGTTCGCTCGTTCGCTTTCGGGCACCTGCGATCACTTGCGCGAACGATTGGAATCTCGAATTGAAGCTTCCGTGGGAATGCTCGAGCCCATCCTTACGATTTCGTTGGCAATCATGATCGGCGGCATGGTGCTGTCGATTTACACGCCGATGTTCCACATGTTTGAAGTTCTCGAATGA
- the scpB gene encoding SMC-Scp complex subunit ScpB has translation MNGYATPWASGRTIANTMRPTPMAASWSAPTQGQLTSEQRSSAARKRLMAANSLSTGPQSNHDNPKRVAGSDDMATAEIDLSQTDNLVDGRESSSSDAGESFDPEDRAAARARIEAVLLIAKSPLNYRRLAALADVEDATSARTLVGELNELYERLGRGIRIEQVAGGQRMMTRSVVAPWLRRLGFLAPAIRLSWPMMETLAVVAYRQDVTRADVEAVRGVACGEILRQLMQLDLVRISGRSEELGRPYLYGTTKRFLKICGLASIKSLPPIDWHASCDDVSQSADGEVENIADELTADELKSRDHSQLESHPRRESSDAETSDTNPSETEHLHPTKESDVSVAAIETLATEFTVSLDADQSGAVAVLDAPASDADAASSNDPSAVIEDEEDDLYENGYELDDEEDDDFDDDDWDDDDEDSDDDDDEDEDDEDEDEDDEDSDDSDDDDDDLDGTDDWEEVDDDEADEDWDDEDEEDDLDEEEEEWED, from the coding sequence ATGAATGGGTACGCCACACCTTGGGCGAGCGGTCGGACGATTGCCAACACAATGCGACCGACCCCGATGGCGGCATCTTGGTCCGCTCCGACGCAGGGGCAACTGACGTCCGAGCAGCGTTCCTCGGCTGCCCGAAAACGCCTGATGGCGGCCAATTCGCTCTCAACGGGCCCACAATCCAACCATGACAACCCGAAGCGGGTGGCAGGTTCGGATGACATGGCAACGGCTGAGATCGATCTTTCCCAAACGGATAATCTCGTCGACGGTCGCGAATCGTCCAGTTCGGACGCAGGGGAATCCTTTGATCCCGAAGACCGTGCCGCCGCCCGAGCGAGGATCGAAGCGGTGCTGCTGATCGCGAAATCACCGCTGAATTACCGGCGTTTGGCGGCATTGGCGGATGTGGAAGATGCAACCTCCGCGCGGACGTTGGTGGGGGAACTGAACGAACTCTACGAGCGTTTAGGACGTGGGATCCGAATCGAACAGGTCGCTGGTGGCCAACGGATGATGACTCGGTCGGTCGTGGCACCATGGCTGCGCCGACTTGGTTTTTTGGCTCCAGCGATCCGGTTGAGTTGGCCGATGATGGAAACGCTCGCGGTAGTGGCCTACCGCCAAGACGTCACGCGAGCGGATGTAGAAGCCGTGCGTGGTGTCGCGTGCGGTGAAATTCTGCGACAGTTGATGCAGCTGGATTTGGTCCGGATCAGCGGTCGCAGTGAAGAGCTTGGGCGGCCCTACCTTTACGGGACCACCAAACGTTTTTTAAAAATCTGCGGATTGGCATCGATAAAGTCGCTTCCGCCGATTGACTGGCACGCATCCTGCGATGATGTTTCTCAATCTGCCGACGGCGAAGTTGAAAACATTGCCGACGAGTTGACTGCCGACGAATTGAAATCGAGAGATCACTCTCAACTTGAATCCCATCCTCGCCGTGAATCTTCGGACGCTGAAACTTCGGATACGAATCCTTCAGAAACCGAGCATTTGCACCCCACCAAGGAGTCTGACGTGAGTGTCGCCGCGATCGAAACTCTCGCCACTGAATTCACCGTTTCCCTCGACGCCGATCAGTCCGGTGCCGTGGCCGTTTTGGATGCACCCGCATCCGATGCGGATGCTGCATCGTCGAACGATCCTTCGGCCGTGATCGAAGACGAAGAAGACGATCTGTACGAGAACGGCTACGAGCTCGACGACGAAGAAGACGATGACTTCGACGACGACGACTGGGATGACGACGACGAGGACAGTGACGACGACGATGATGAGGATGAAGACGACGAGGACGAAGACGAGGATGATGAAGACTCGGACGACTCCGATGATGACGACGACGATCTCGACGGCACCGACGACTGGGAAGAAGTCGACGACGATGAAGCCGACGAAGATTGGGACGACGAAGATGAAGAAGACGACCTCGATGAAGAGGAAGAAGAGTGGGAAGACTGA
- a CDS encoding sensor histidine kinase translates to MLRFIQSLFSSMSLERKCLLFFGSALVVLMCGAFCMVFLLADRWVSSTTQQQARDAAATEMMLIHAAATYTEHLPENKLEMTRQKIADLRSQLLSQDIEFDILGLDDPQPFENLPAPTAPTEPSELKLLQDLEPQFRARLERLLSGDPIDLSKAVDLADDAAMSRIGPANRPVFKELGPTNGRYVYYEPVFMTYDCVPCHVPSGEIISLSKDEDPAKLAAQLPYRVKRVSMPDDKIVKDMTGIRAIVVSIAMFIVAVTLFVLHAIVRYLVLQPLLHLRDVSDAITHGDTNQRANISTDDEFRELADAFNRMLRHLTETQTQLQSVNRELDARVDQFAQLNLQLYEANRLKTDFLANMSHELRTPLNSIIGFSEVLQGIDSLSEKQRRYASNIQKSGRLLLEMINDILDLAKVEAGKMEVRRSEFQLSRLVGAQCDMIQSLSEDKNISLSVEVPEDLPVAYQDPNKLGQILNNLLSNAIKFTPEGGMITVRVVDLHDDRFRLSVTDTGVGVADEDQPIIFQKFRQSKKVLDGDGLTREFAGTGLGLSIVKELAVLLGGEIDFQSELGRGSTFWVILPYRLSDHEMEENEVPISNLAAVPHSA, encoded by the coding sequence ATGCTGAGGTTCATCCAAAGCCTGTTCTCATCGATGAGCCTGGAACGCAAATGCTTGCTGTTCTTTGGCTCGGCGTTGGTCGTGCTGATGTGCGGAGCGTTTTGCATGGTGTTCTTGCTCGCCGATCGCTGGGTCAGCAGCACGACTCAGCAGCAAGCCCGAGACGCCGCCGCGACGGAGATGATGCTCATCCACGCCGCAGCGACTTACACGGAACACTTGCCCGAGAACAAGCTCGAGATGACGCGGCAGAAGATCGCCGATCTTCGTTCGCAGTTGCTCAGCCAGGACATCGAGTTCGACATCTTGGGACTCGACGATCCGCAACCGTTTGAAAACCTACCCGCACCGACCGCGCCGACGGAACCGAGCGAACTGAAACTGCTTCAAGACCTCGAACCTCAATTCCGAGCTCGGCTGGAACGATTGCTGTCCGGTGATCCGATCGACCTGAGCAAAGCCGTCGACTTGGCCGACGATGCGGCGATGAGCCGGATCGGTCCGGCCAACCGGCCCGTCTTCAAAGAGCTCGGTCCCACGAACGGTCGCTACGTCTACTACGAACCTGTCTTCATGACGTACGACTGCGTTCCGTGCCATGTTCCAAGTGGCGAAATTATCTCGCTGTCCAAGGACGAAGATCCCGCCAAGCTCGCCGCTCAACTGCCGTACCGAGTCAAGCGGGTCAGTATGCCCGACGACAAGATCGTCAAAGACATGACGGGCATTCGAGCCATCGTGGTTTCGATCGCGATGTTCATCGTGGCCGTGACGCTGTTCGTGCTGCACGCGATTGTTCGTTACCTGGTGCTGCAACCGCTGCTGCACCTGCGTGACGTCAGCGACGCGATCACGCATGGCGACACCAACCAACGTGCGAACATCTCAACCGATGACGAGTTCCGCGAATTGGCCGATGCTTTCAACCGAATGCTTCGCCACTTGACCGAAACACAGACTCAATTGCAAAGCGTCAACCGAGAGCTCGACGCGCGGGTCGACCAATTCGCTCAGTTGAACCTGCAGCTCTACGAAGCGAACCGTTTGAAGACGGACTTCCTTGCCAACATGAGCCATGAACTTCGCACGCCGCTGAACAGCATCATCGGATTTTCAGAGGTTCTGCAAGGCATCGATTCACTGTCGGAAAAGCAACGTCGATATGCATCCAACATTCAAAAGAGTGGTCGACTTCTTTTGGAGATGATCAACGACATTCTCGATCTTGCGAAAGTGGAAGCCGGCAAGATGGAAGTTCGCCGGAGCGAGTTTCAATTGTCGCGATTGGTCGGCGCTCAGTGCGACATGATCCAGTCATTGTCCGAAGACAAAAACATTTCACTGTCCGTGGAAGTGCCTGAAGATCTGCCGGTCGCTTATCAAGACCCAAACAAACTCGGCCAAATCCTCAACAACTTGCTCAGCAACGCGATCAAGTTCACTCCCGAAGGCGGAATGATCACCGTTCGCGTGGTCGATCTTCATGACGATCGCTTCCGATTGTCGGTGACGGACACTGGGGTAGGTGTGGCCGACGAAGATCAGCCGATCATCTTTCAAAAATTCCGGCAGAGCAAAAAGGTGCTCGATGGCGACGGCCTGACTCGCGAATTCGCTGGCACGGGCTTGGGCCTATCGATCGTCAAAGAGCTCGCTGTTCTCTTGGGCGGAGAAATCGACTTCCAGAGCGAACTGGGGCGAGGAAGTACCTTTTGGGTGATCCTGCCGTACCGCCTCAGCGACCACGAGATGGAAGAAAACGAAGTTCCCATTAGCAACTTGGCCGCCGTTCCGCATTCGGCGTGA
- a CDS encoding GspE/PulE family protein: MKRIGDILVELNILTNEQMDAAFAGKPRGVMIGDWLVRQSLISNAQLGAALSEQFSVPFVDIDFSSVNPQVARLLPEDFARSQASVAIDVSDRMLTLAMVAPDDIETIAEAELMTGYKIRPVVALEDDVRDLLNRIYDDRAFARQTIVDMKFAEMAESGEVTEEDELAMSAVSQEDAPVVKLVQAILSGAVSAGASDIHLEPHKPEMRVRYRVDGELQVVMTIPNHIEDSVISRIKVMGDMDTTENRRPQDGHLTVYENGKRVGFRISGIPTVDGQKLVLRLLDEGGQTFDLAGIGMPQRDYETIRRVIDKPHGMFVVTGPTGSGKSTTLYAALQHLNDDDRNIVTVEDPVEYRLPGINQVQSDNEFGMGFANALKYIMRQDPDVIMLGEIRDCETATTAVQAALTGHLVISTLHTNDAVGAVQRLADLGVDNFKIAGSLLGSVAQRLLRCVCENCKVDAPANLNLLDALDPEQFVPRDTTFVRGAGCKRCLGTGFAGRVPIFEIMPLNSDITAAIEAGVPNSQLEEMAHAAGMVPLRRAGLEAAIAGKTSLEEVYFKTSGDRRSTNSTSMVGGRRSVDQPVPSAIA; this comes from the coding sequence ATGAAACGCATTGGCGACATTTTGGTCGAATTGAATATTCTGACCAACGAACAAATGGACGCTGCCTTCGCGGGGAAACCACGCGGAGTGATGATTGGCGATTGGTTGGTGCGGCAATCTCTGATCAGCAATGCGCAGTTGGGTGCCGCGTTGTCCGAACAGTTTTCGGTGCCCTTCGTCGACATTGATTTCTCCAGCGTCAATCCACAAGTCGCACGTCTGTTGCCCGAAGACTTCGCTCGTTCACAAGCTTCCGTCGCGATCGATGTCAGTGACCGAATGCTGACGCTCGCGATGGTCGCTCCTGACGATATCGAAACCATTGCCGAAGCCGAATTGATGACCGGCTACAAAATTCGTCCCGTTGTGGCATTGGAAGACGACGTTCGCGATCTGCTCAACCGCATCTACGATGATCGTGCTTTTGCCCGTCAGACCATCGTTGACATGAAGTTCGCCGAGATGGCTGAGTCCGGTGAAGTCACCGAAGAAGACGAACTAGCAATGTCGGCGGTCAGCCAAGAGGACGCGCCGGTGGTCAAGTTGGTCCAAGCAATTCTTTCGGGTGCGGTCTCGGCCGGTGCCAGCGACATTCACCTCGAACCACACAAGCCCGAGATGCGGGTTCGTTACCGAGTCGATGGCGAATTGCAGGTCGTGATGACGATCCCCAACCATATTGAGGATTCCGTCATCAGCCGTATCAAGGTCATGGGTGACATGGACACGACCGAAAATCGTCGTCCACAAGATGGCCACCTGACGGTGTATGAAAACGGCAAACGAGTGGGTTTCCGTATCAGCGGCATCCCAACCGTCGACGGTCAAAAGTTGGTGCTTCGTCTGCTTGACGAAGGCGGGCAAACATTTGACTTGGCCGGCATCGGAATGCCACAACGCGATTATGAAACGATTCGTCGTGTGATCGATAAACCGCACGGAATGTTTGTGGTCACGGGACCAACGGGTAGCGGGAAGAGCACGACGTTGTACGCCGCCCTGCAGCACCTCAACGACGACGATCGCAACATCGTGACGGTCGAAGACCCGGTGGAATATCGTTTGCCGGGAATCAACCAAGTCCAAAGCGACAACGAATTCGGAATGGGGTTCGCCAACGCACTGAAGTACATCATGCGACAGGACCCTGACGTGATCATGTTGGGTGAAATTCGCGATTGTGAAACGGCGACCACCGCGGTCCAAGCGGCTCTGACGGGACACTTGGTCATCAGCACGTTGCACACCAACGATGCTGTTGGCGCGGTGCAGCGGTTGGCCGACCTTGGCGTCGACAATTTCAAAATTGCTGGTTCATTGTTGGGAAGCGTCGCTCAGCGACTGCTTCGATGTGTTTGTGAAAACTGCAAAGTCGACGCGCCCGCCAACTTGAACCTGTTGGATGCACTCGATCCTGAACAATTCGTGCCTCGAGACACCACGTTCGTTCGTGGTGCAGGTTGCAAACGATGTCTCGGGACTGGATTCGCCGGTCGGGTGCCGATCTTTGAGATTATGCCGCTCAATTCAGACATCACCGCCGCAATCGAAGCCGGCGTGCCGAATTCGCAACTCGAAGAGATGGCTCACGCTGCCGGCATGGTGCCACTTCGACGAGCCGGTTTGGAAGCCGCCATCGCAGGCAAGACATCACTCGAAGAAGTGTATTTCAAGACCAGTGGCGACCGTCGCAGCACCAATTCAACGTCGATGGTTGGTGGGCGACGATCCGTCGATCAACCCGTTCCGAGCGCTATCGCCTAA
- a CDS encoding competence type IV pilus major pilin ComGC has protein sequence MMRDSIAIQASLRRLSRRGAFSILEIIVALTIATMFAMTGLAFVQTHGETAKSRACEGTRSMLQRDVELYEHENGRSPGRTLRELADEDYTGVSLPTCPTSGNAYGLDNGEVVCPTHGK, from the coding sequence ATGATGCGTGACTCAATTGCAATCCAAGCATCGCTTCGTCGTCTCTCGCGACGCGGGGCGTTCAGCATTCTCGAGATCATCGTGGCGCTCACAATCGCAACGATGTTTGCGATGACGGGATTGGCGTTCGTGCAAACACATGGCGAGACCGCGAAGTCACGAGCATGCGAAGGTACTCGGTCGATGCTGCAGCGTGATGTCGAGTTGTACGAGCACGAAAACGGGCGTTCGCCTGGGCGAACGCTTCGTGAACTGGCCGATGAAGATTACACCGGCGTGAGCCTGCCGACCTGCCCAACGTCCGGAAACGCCTACGGTCTAGACAATGGGGAGGTCGTCTGCCCCACCCATGGCAAGTGA